The following nucleotide sequence is from Sandaracinaceae bacterium.
CGCTCCCGCTCCCGCTCCCGCTCCCGCTCCCGCTCCCGCTCCCGCTCCCGCTCCCGCTCCCGCTCCCGCACCCGCGACCGCTCCCGCTCCCGCTCCCGCTCCCGCACCCGCGACCGCTCCCGCGACCGCACCCGCTCCCGCTCCCGCTCCCGCTCCCGCACCCGCTCCCGCACCCGCGACCGCTCCCGCGACCGAAGCCGACTCCGATACCGCGACCGAAGCCGACTCCGACACCGCGGCCGACTCCGATACCGCGACCGACTCCGATATCGGGGCCGAGGCCGACTCCGATACCGCGACCGAGGCCGAGGCCGATACCGCGACCGAGGCCGACTCCGAAGCCCTCGAGGTCGACGGCGACGAAGACACCCTGCCCCCCGGCCACGCGCCCGAGCTGTCCCTGCGCGTCTCGGCCGACGACGTCCGCACCGGCGACCTCGTCACCGTCACCGTCACCGCCACCGTGCCCGAGGGCGACGACGTCACCGTGCCCGACCAGGGCTTCGGGGGCTTCGAGCTCTTCGACCAGTCGCTCGTCACCGAAGCCACGCAAGACGGCGAGCGTCGCTACACCTTCACGCTCGAGCTCCTCGCGCTCGAGCCGGGCGAGGTCGAGCTCCCCGCGCTGCGGCTGAGGGTGATCACCGCCGACGGCGAGGTCGGCGACGTCCGGACCGAGGCGCGCACGATCACCGTCGGCAGCCACATCGCGAACGAGCCGGACGCCGAGCCGCGCCCGCGCACGGAGCCGGTGGTGGTGATGGAAGAGGACTACACGCTGGCGTGGGTCCTCGGCGTGCTGGGCGCGCTGCTCCTGATCGCGATCCTCGCCTTCTTCGTCGGTCGCTGGTGGTCCAAGCGCCCCAAGAAGGCGGCGCCTCCTCCTCCGCCGCGGCCGCCGTGGGAGATCGCGAACGAGAAGCTCGACGCGCTGAAGCGCGAGAAGACCGCGCTCCTCGCGGAGGGCCGCCAGGCGGAGCTCGTCGACCAGATCAGCGACGTGGTGCGCGAGTACCTGGGCAACCGCTACGACTTCAACGGGCTCGAGAGCACGAGCGACGAGGTCGTGGCGCGGCTCCGCAAGATCAAGCTGCGCCGGCTCAAGCTGAGCGAGGTCACGGCGCTTCTGGCCGACAGCGATCTCGTGAAGTTCGCGGGATTCGTCCCCGAAGAAGCGCAGTGCGACGAGATGCTGAAGGGCGCGCGTCACATCGTCACCGCGACGACGCCGCGCGCGGGCGAGATGGGCCTGGCCGGCGCGCCGAAGGCGGTGCGCGAGGCGCCGGAGGGCACCCGCATCGCGACGAAGGCGGGCGAGGTGACGCTCCCGCTGTCGGTCCAGACGGTGGCCGAGGCGCAGCGCGAGATCGGCGCCGCGGTAGGCGCGGCGGCGCGCGACGAGGCGCATCGCGCGAGCTGGAACGGCGTGATCCGCGTCGCGCTCTCGAGCGAGCTCCGCCCGAGCGACGAGGTCGACGCGGCCCTGAAGCAGGTCCACGAGCAGCTCGCGACCGAGCTCGACCAGCTGAAGATCGCGAGCGACAAGCCGGTGCAGCTGATCCTCGAGCACTACCACCAGCGCCTCTACGAGGCGGCCGAGCGCGGCGAGCCCGCCCGGGTGACCGTGGTCGACGACGACGGCCTCCGTGTGGAGGAGCGCTCCTTGTCCGGCCCGGAGTCGCAGCCCGGCGCGCAGAAGAAGCCGAAGAAGAAGAAGCGCGCACGAGCGCGGGACGGATCGAGCCGCGACGGCGCGGAGGCGCGGCGGGCTCCGGGTGACGGCGCCGACCCGGCGACCGTCGAACCAGCGGACACGGACGCCGATCCGCGCGAAGCGGCCGGCGCGGATGCAACCGCAGCGCCGGGCCCGGATGCAAACGCGGCGGCGAGCCCGGACGGGACAGCGGCCGCGGCAACAGGCGCCGCAACAGGCGCCGCAACGGGCGCCGC
It contains:
- a CDS encoding BatD family protein — translated: MCPGLTAAQRPAPRPSPETGGDTAPAPGTAPAPAPAPAPAPAPAPAPAPAPAPAPAPAPATAPAPAPAPAPATAPATAPAPAPAPAPAPAPAPATAPATEADSDTATEADSDTAADSDTATDSDIGAEADSDTATEAEADTATEADSEALEVDGDEDTLPPGHAPELSLRVSADDVRTGDLVTVTVTATVPEGDDVTVPDQGFGGFELFDQSLVTEATQDGERRYTFTLELLALEPGEVELPALRLRVITADGEVGDVRTEARTITVGSHIANEPDAEPRPRTEPVVVMEEDYTLAWVLGVLGALLLIAILAFFVGRWWSKRPKKAAPPPPPRPPWEIANEKLDALKREKTALLAEGRQAELVDQISDVVREYLGNRYDFNGLESTSDEVVARLRKIKLRRLKLSEVTALLADSDLVKFAGFVPEEAQCDEMLKGARHIVTATTPRAGEMGLAGAPKAVREAPEGTRIATKAGEVTLPLSVQTVAEAQREIGAAVGAAARDEAHRASWNGVIRVALSSELRPSDEVDAALKQVHEQLATELDQLKIASDKPVQLILEHYHQRLYEAAERGEPARVTVVDDDGLRVEERSLSGPESQPGAQKKPKKKKRARARDGSSRDGAEARRAPGDGADPATVEPADTDADPREAAGADATAAPGPDANAAASPDGTAAAATGAATGAATGAADAAADADAAAGADAAAGAGADSAAAADSAAAADSAAAADAAADSAAAADSAADSAAAADSAADADADAGAAAASSGVDAGRILGRLAGARSGPASSPPAAPRRGAATRPLGAVSPADLDATRETQRRPAPPAVRVLETAFPEALSRVVPFLLRPPQDGEPILRWVTGLPVPVAYRLEGESGLVLLGADALQGLKTSRNALHETALEHVRRRLPPGFAPGRAPAYLDDGVPALLLLPELVPDGESWLAIAQPDGALVVVREGTDRTERDLARLRAELEGGLFDAPVRVRRSGFEPAEWPTGGAR